The Mustela erminea isolate mMusErm1 chromosome 6, mMusErm1.Pri, whole genome shotgun sequence genome includes a region encoding these proteins:
- the LOC116592436 gene encoding putative 60S ribosomal protein L39-like 5, with the protein MCSHKTFRIKQFLAKKQKQNRPIPQWIWMKTNNKIRYNSKRRHWSRTKLGL; encoded by the coding sequence ATGTGTTCTCACAAGACTTTCAGAATCAAGCAGTTTCtggccaagaaacaaaagcagaatcgtCCCATTCCCCAGTGGATTTGGATgaaaactaataacaaaatcaggTACAACTCCAAGAGGAGGCACTGGAGTAGAACAAAACTGGGTCTGTAA